A genomic stretch from Methylorubrum extorquens includes:
- the secG gene encoding putative secG: preprotein translocase (Evidence 3 : Putative function from multiple computational evidences; Product type t : transporter): MQTVLIVVHLIIVLALIAVVLLQRSEGGLGLGGGGGGGVSGFMTGRGQANALTRATAILAALFFTTSIALAILAHRSAAPRSILDETGTPQGQTQQTDKPVNADNLLDTLRSGSPSQGGQPASVPTDAPAKPATPAPAPNTPPAAPATPDAPQSR, from the coding sequence ATGCAGACCGTCCTCATCGTCGTCCACCTCATCATCGTGCTGGCGCTCATCGCCGTGGTGCTGCTGCAGCGCTCGGAGGGCGGGCTCGGGCTCGGCGGTGGCGGCGGGGGCGGCGTCTCCGGCTTCATGACCGGCCGCGGCCAGGCGAACGCGCTGACTCGCGCGACCGCGATCCTCGCCGCCCTGTTCTTCACCACCAGCATTGCGCTGGCGATCTTGGCCCACCGCAGCGCCGCGCCCCGCTCGATCCTCGACGAGACCGGGACGCCGCAGGGCCAGACGCAGCAGACCGACAAGCCGGTGAACGCGGACAACCTGCTCGACACGCTGCGCAGCGGCAGCCCGAGCCAGGGCGGCCAGCCGGCCTCGGTTCCGACCGACGCACCGGCCAAGCCGGCGACCCCGGCGCCCGCTCCGAACACCCCGCCGGCCGCACCGGCGACGCCGGACGCGCCGCAATCGCGCTGA
- the pyrG gene encoding CTP synthase (UTP-ammonia ligase) (Evidence 2a : Function from experimental evidences in other organisms; PubMedId : 3514618; Product type e : enzyme) — protein MTRYVFITGGVVSSLGKGLASAALAALLQARGYRVRLRKLDPYLNVDPGTMSPTQHGEVFVTDDGAETDLDLGHYERFTGLPASRADNVTTGRIYLDIITKERRGDYLGATIQVIPHVTNAIKAFVLDGNDDYDFVLVEIGGTVGDIEGLPFFEAIRQIGQERPRGSVCYLHLTLLPYIPSAGELKTKPTQHSVKELRSIGIQPDILLCRCDRPIPQDERRKLGLFCNVRESAVIEARDVDTIYAVPLSYREAGLDREILAHFQMEPETEPKLDRWQNILERVRNPEGEVTIAIVGKYTGLKDAYKSLTEALTHGGIANNVRVNLEWIEAEVFEREDPAPFLEGLHGILVPGGFGQRGAEGKIRAARYARERNIPYFGICFGMQMAVIEAARSLAGIEGANSTEFGATAEPVVGLLTEWMRGNELERRAAESDLGGTMRLGAYKATLGADTKIAQMYGGTEISERHRHRYEVNMAYRARLEAKGLRFSGTSPDGLLPETVEHEGHPWFIGVQFHPELKSRPFEPHPLFKGFIAAAIDQSRLV, from the coding sequence ATGACGCGGTACGTTTTCATCACCGGCGGCGTGGTTTCCTCCCTGGGCAAGGGCCTCGCCTCCGCCGCCCTCGCGGCTTTGCTCCAAGCCCGCGGATACCGCGTGCGCCTGCGCAAGCTCGACCCCTATCTCAACGTCGATCCGGGCACGATGAGCCCGACGCAGCACGGCGAGGTGTTCGTCACCGACGACGGCGCCGAGACCGACCTGGATCTGGGCCATTACGAGCGCTTTACCGGCCTGCCGGCCTCGCGCGCCGACAACGTGACCACGGGGCGGATCTACCTCGACATCATCACCAAGGAGCGGCGCGGCGACTATCTCGGCGCCACGATCCAGGTGATCCCGCACGTCACCAACGCCATCAAGGCGTTCGTGCTCGACGGCAACGACGATTACGACTTCGTTCTGGTCGAGATCGGCGGCACGGTCGGCGATATCGAGGGCCTGCCGTTCTTCGAGGCGATCCGCCAGATCGGCCAGGAGCGCCCGCGCGGCAGCGTCTGCTACCTGCACCTCACGCTGCTGCCCTACATCCCGTCCGCCGGCGAATTGAAGACCAAGCCGACGCAGCACTCCGTGAAGGAGTTGCGCTCCATCGGCATCCAGCCCGACATCCTGCTCTGCCGCTGCGACCGTCCGATCCCGCAGGACGAGCGGCGCAAGCTCGGCCTGTTCTGCAACGTGCGGGAAAGCGCCGTCATCGAAGCGCGCGATGTCGACACGATCTACGCCGTGCCGCTCTCCTACCGCGAGGCGGGACTCGACCGGGAGATCCTGGCGCATTTCCAGATGGAGCCGGAGACCGAGCCGAAGCTCGACCGCTGGCAGAACATCCTCGAGCGGGTGCGCAACCCCGAGGGTGAGGTCACCATCGCCATCGTCGGCAAGTATACGGGGCTGAAGGACGCCTACAAGTCGCTCACCGAGGCGCTGACCCATGGCGGCATCGCCAACAACGTGCGCGTCAACCTCGAATGGATCGAGGCGGAGGTGTTCGAGCGCGAGGACCCGGCGCCGTTCCTGGAAGGCCTGCACGGCATCCTCGTGCCCGGCGGCTTCGGCCAGCGCGGCGCCGAGGGCAAGATCCGCGCGGCCCGCTACGCCCGCGAGCGCAACATCCCTTATTTCGGCATCTGCTTCGGCATGCAGATGGCGGTGATCGAGGCGGCGCGCTCGCTCGCCGGGATCGAGGGCGCCAACTCCACCGAGTTCGGCGCGACTGCAGAGCCCGTGGTCGGCCTTCTCACCGAGTGGATGCGCGGCAATGAGCTGGAGCGGCGCGCGGCCGAGAGCGATCTCGGCGGCACCATGCGGCTCGGCGCCTACAAGGCGACGCTCGGTGCGGACACCAAGATCGCGCAGATGTACGGCGGCACCGAGATCTCGGAGCGCCACCGTCATCGCTACGAGGTCAACATGGCCTATCGCGCCCGCCTGGAGGCCAAGGGTCTGCGCTTCTCCGGCACCTCGCCGGACGGGCTCCTGCCCGAGACGGTTGAACACGAGGGCCACCCGTGGTTCATCGGCGTGCAATTCCACCCGGAGTTGAAGTCGCGCCCCTTCGAGCCGCACCCGCTGTTCAAGGGGTTCATCGCCGCCGCGATCGACCAGAGCCGCCTGGTGTGA
- a CDS encoding putative inner membrane protein (Evidence 3 : Putative function from multiple computational evidences; Product type m : membrane component), producing the protein MTTISGLPAFLAYFAVSLGLTALYLVTYLTATAHREITLVREGNLAAALALGGSLLGYSIPLSAAVRYAGSLLDCIVWGLVALVVQVAIYWLMRPLLPNLSRRIDEGQTAPAVLLGAASLAGGLVNAACMSY; encoded by the coding sequence TTGACGACGATCTCGGGCCTTCCGGCCTTTCTCGCCTACTTCGCCGTCTCCCTCGGGCTCACCGCCCTCTACCTCGTGACCTACCTCACCGCGACGGCGCACCGGGAGATCACTCTGGTGCGCGAGGGCAACCTCGCCGCCGCGCTCGCCCTCGGAGGCAGCCTTCTTGGCTACTCCATCCCGCTCTCAGCCGCAGTGCGCTACGCCGGCTCGCTGCTCGACTGCATCGTCTGGGGGCTCGTCGCCCTCGTGGTGCAGGTCGCGATCTACTGGCTGATGCGGCCGCTGCTGCCGAACCTGTCGCGGCGGATCGACGAGGGTCAAACGGCGCCCGCTGTCCTGCTCGGAGCCGCCTCCCTGGCGGGCGGCCTCGTGAACGCCGCCTGCATGAGCTACTGA
- a CDS encoding conserved hypothethical protein (Evidence 4 : Unknown function but conserved in other organisms): protein MADDREARANFGRRRPLEPALAVTSPDTAASKRSQTVSTVLVASAGLAALGLGSLERTAPSKDVLIYVDAAACAADGIRPAEECRSDYATARAAYPSTAPHYESAAECEGHHGSSHCLPDPNTPPQSVPRMAGFLLGRRASDWVTPEPVYEHRQGHGGHHGSYCTGSGGKVSTGGGGHASSATLKPAAAKATQFGGFGSSGKSFSSFGGT, encoded by the coding sequence GTGGCGGACGACCGCGAGGCTCGGGCCAATTTCGGCCGCCGAAGGCCGCTTGAGCCTGCTCTGGCCGTCACGTCGCCCGACACGGCCGCGAGCAAACGCTCGCAGACCGTCTCGACCGTGCTGGTCGCGAGCGCGGGTCTCGCAGCCCTCGGCCTTGGCTCTCTCGAGCGGACTGCGCCGTCGAAAGACGTCCTCATCTACGTCGACGCGGCCGCCTGCGCCGCCGACGGCATTCGCCCGGCCGAAGAGTGCCGCAGCGACTATGCCACCGCCCGTGCGGCCTATCCGTCGACCGCGCCACACTATGAGTCAGCGGCGGAGTGCGAGGGGCACCACGGGTCGTCGCATTGCCTGCCGGATCCGAATACGCCGCCGCAATCCGTCCCCCGCATGGCGGGCTTCCTGCTCGGCCGCCGCGCCTCCGATTGGGTGACACCCGAACCCGTTTACGAGCACCGCCAGGGTCACGGCGGTCATCACGGCAGTTACTGCACCGGGTCGGGCGGCAAGGTCTCCACCGGAGGCGGAGGCCACGCCTCCTCGGCGACGCTCAAGCCCGCCGCTGCGAAAGCGACACAGTTCGGCGGCTTCGGCAGCAGCGGCAAGAGCTTCTCCTCCTTCGGCGGCACCTGA
- a CDS encoding putative synthetase/amidase (Evidence 3 : Putative function from multiple computational evidences; Product type e : enzyme): MRRFACGERPGWREIARDAGFAFHTIDGEPYWDESHAYAFTLAEIEDDIEGPSAELHALCLDFAAEAVADERILASLAIPEPVWDTVRASWHRRDPSLYGRLDFSYGGTGPAKLLEYNADTPTALYETAVFQWLWLEQGLTEGRLPAGSDQFNALHERLIARLAEITPPGLIAFAADTSGPEDLGTAGYLQDCAVQAGCATILLDLAQIGLRADGAFCGPDEQPFAALFKLYPWEWAFQDAFGSAVATSPTRFLEPPWKMVLSNKGLLAHLWAREPGHPNLLPAFFEADPACATLGDAYVRKPLLSREGANVEIFSDGARVAGADGPYGADGFIRQGVAELPCFDGRRPLLGAWIVGDAPAGLCIRESDGPITGDGALFVPHLIEPS, translated from the coding sequence ATGCGCCGCTTCGCCTGCGGAGAGCGGCCCGGCTGGCGGGAGATCGCGCGGGACGCGGGCTTTGCCTTCCACACCATCGATGGCGAACCCTATTGGGACGAGAGCCACGCCTACGCCTTCACGCTGGCCGAGATCGAAGACGACATCGAAGGACCGAGCGCCGAGCTGCACGCGCTCTGCCTCGACTTCGCGGCCGAGGCGGTGGCGGACGAGCGCATCCTCGCCTCGCTCGCCATTCCCGAACCGGTCTGGGACACGGTTCGGGCGAGCTGGCACCGGCGCGATCCGAGCCTCTACGGACGCCTCGACTTCTCCTACGGCGGCACGGGGCCAGCCAAGCTCCTGGAATACAACGCCGACACCCCGACCGCCCTCTACGAGACCGCGGTGTTTCAGTGGCTCTGGCTCGAACAAGGGCTGACGGAGGGACGCCTTCCCGCGGGCAGCGACCAGTTCAACGCACTCCACGAGCGGCTGATTGCGCGTCTCGCCGAGATCACGCCGCCCGGCCTCATCGCCTTTGCCGCCGATACGAGCGGTCCGGAAGACCTCGGCACCGCCGGCTACCTTCAGGATTGCGCGGTCCAGGCCGGCTGCGCGACGATCCTGCTCGACCTCGCCCAGATCGGCCTGCGGGCGGATGGCGCCTTCTGCGGGCCGGATGAGCAGCCCTTCGCCGCCCTGTTCAAGCTCTACCCCTGGGAATGGGCGTTTCAGGACGCGTTCGGTTCGGCGGTGGCGACCTCGCCGACGCGGTTCCTCGAGCCGCCCTGGAAGATGGTGCTCTCCAACAAGGGCCTGCTCGCCCATCTCTGGGCTCGCGAGCCGGGCCACCCGAACCTGCTGCCGGCCTTCTTCGAGGCCGATCCCGCCTGCGCGACTCTGGGCGACGCCTATGTGCGCAAGCCGCTGCTCTCGCGGGAGGGCGCCAATGTCGAAATCTTTTCCGATGGCGCCCGCGTCGCCGGAGCGGATGGGCCCTACGGCGCGGACGGCTTCATCCGCCAGGGTGTGGCGGAGCTGCCCTGCTTCGACGGCCGCCGCCCGCTCCTCGGCGCCTGGATCGTCGGGGATGCGCCGGCCGGACTGTGTATCCGCGAATCGGACGGCCCGATCACCGGCGACGGAGCATTGTTCGTGCCGCACCTGATCGAACCGAGCTGA
- a CDS encoding protein of unknown function, putative exported protein (Evidence 5 : Unknown function) has protein sequence MPTKMIALAAALTLAVSGAAFAQSSTGKGGTGGTTDSASPVRNNTGNSMRPTNGNPAGATTGSTGTMAPGATTGNAPGGTMGGGAGSAGGGNSAAGR, from the coding sequence ATGCCGACCAAGATGATCGCGCTCGCCGCCGCGCTGACCCTCGCCGTTTCCGGGGCGGCCTTCGCCCAGTCGAGCACCGGCAAGGGCGGCACCGGCGGCACCACGGACAGTGCCAGCCCGGTGCGGAACAACACCGGCAACAGCATGCGGCCGACGAACGGCAACCCAGCGGGCGCAACCACCGGCTCGACCGGCACCATGGCTCCCGGCGCAACGACCGGCAACGCACCGGGCGGCACCATGGGCGGTGGGGCGGGCAGCGCCGGCGGCGGCAACAGCGCCGCGGGCCGCTAA
- a CDS encoding conserved protein of unknown function (Evidence 4 : Unknown function but conserved in other organisms): MTEILFYHLQRQPLEKVLPSLIEKSLERGWQAAIQAVSEERLQALDDGLWTYTDESFLPHGTDRDTDAASQPVVLTLRETNPNGASIRFLVEGAELPEDAESYQRICILFDGTDTDALLHAREQWRGAKAAGHAIAYWQQDEGGRWTKKA; this comes from the coding sequence GTGACCGAGATCCTGTTCTACCACCTCCAGCGCCAGCCCCTCGAAAAGGTGCTGCCCAGTCTCATCGAGAAGTCGCTGGAGCGCGGCTGGCAGGCGGCCATCCAGGCGGTGAGCGAGGAGCGGCTTCAGGCGCTCGACGACGGCCTCTGGACCTATACCGACGAGAGCTTCCTGCCCCACGGCACGGACCGTGACACGGACGCGGCGAGCCAGCCCGTGGTGCTGACCCTGCGCGAGACCAACCCCAACGGCGCCTCGATCCGCTTCCTCGTGGAGGGCGCGGAACTGCCGGAGGATGCGGAGAGCTACCAGCGGATCTGCATCCTGTTCGACGGCACCGACACTGACGCGCTGCTGCACGCCCGCGAGCAATGGCGCGGCGCCAAGGCCGCCGGCCATGCCATCGCCTACTGGCAGCAGGACGAGGGCGGGCGCTGGACCAAGAAGGCGTGA